The Chryseobacterium scophthalmum genome has a window encoding:
- a CDS encoding helix-turn-helix domain-containing protein produces MNTTNNNTLLFQITKEELMQDFEQLVYKVLEKMQHNQVSKNEKEFYTREETAKLLDVSLTTLFHWNNDGTLKNTKIGKRVYYSKNEVLARLNP; encoded by the coding sequence ATGAATACTACAAATAATAACACACTACTATTCCAAATAACCAAAGAAGAACTAATGCAGGACTTTGAACAGCTTGTTTATAAAGTATTGGAAAAAATGCAACATAATCAAGTATCAAAAAACGAAAAAGAGTTTTACACTCGGGAAGAAACAGCTAAATTATTAGATGTTAGTTTAACAACGCTCTTTCATTGGAACAATGACGGTACATTGAAAAATACCAAAATCGGTAAAAGAGTTTACTATTCTAAAAATGAGGTTTTAGCACGATTAAATCCTTAA
- a CDS encoding site-specific integrase: MASVSFFIRGKVEDKESTVWAKFRDRDIDIRVPVPYLSCKPKDWKDGKCKMPSKKMQKDDAETINTRLVQLEANIISSYTEDKPELDLKEWLKSIIEPKSQKIEKENYSDDVVSFIDIYVSFKKDSITESTIKKANVVKQILQRYTDDKSKIKRTFRNLKFKDLDNNFRIDFEKYCQNEIYKISNTYKNLKFLKMVCNVAESFDIEVHKHVKNWKFEVEKATRNDPKSIYLTFEELDKIEQTEMPHDYLDNAKDWLLVACYTAQRVSDYLRFTSSMIVEDSEGQKYLEFIQIKTGAKMKIPLLKKVQEVLDKRNGEFPRKISDVKFNLYIKEVCKIAGIDEVIYNGKVMTIERKGKPKITRKVFGEYPKHELVTSHIGRKSFASNFYEKIPTAYLLNFTGHTTERQLLAYINKTDVEKAKSTANIFNSLGY; this comes from the coding sequence ATGGCATCAGTAAGTTTTTTTATCAGAGGGAAAGTAGAAGATAAGGAAAGCACCGTTTGGGCAAAATTCAGAGATCGGGATATTGATATTCGTGTTCCTGTTCCATACCTAAGTTGCAAACCAAAAGATTGGAAAGATGGCAAATGCAAAATGCCGTCTAAAAAAATGCAAAAAGATGATGCAGAAACTATTAACACACGTTTAGTACAGTTGGAAGCAAATATTATTTCCAGTTATACAGAAGATAAACCCGAATTAGATTTGAAGGAATGGTTAAAATCAATCATTGAGCCTAAAAGTCAAAAAATTGAAAAAGAGAATTATTCTGATGATGTCGTTTCCTTTATAGATATTTATGTTTCTTTCAAAAAGGATAGTATTACCGAATCTACTATTAAAAAAGCGAATGTAGTTAAACAGATATTACAACGATATACGGATGATAAAAGTAAAATCAAAAGAACTTTCAGGAATTTAAAATTTAAAGATTTAGATAATAATTTTAGGATTGATTTTGAAAAATACTGTCAAAATGAAATTTATAAAATTTCAAATACTTACAAAAATTTGAAATTCTTAAAAATGGTATGTAATGTAGCAGAATCTTTTGACATTGAAGTTCATAAACACGTTAAAAATTGGAAATTTGAAGTTGAAAAAGCAACAAGGAACGATCCTAAATCGATATACTTAACCTTTGAAGAACTTGATAAAATCGAACAAACCGAAATGCCTCACGATTATTTAGATAATGCAAAAGATTGGCTTTTAGTTGCCTGTTATACAGCCCAACGTGTAAGTGATTATTTGAGATTTACTTCATCGATGATTGTGGAAGACAGTGAAGGACAAAAATATTTGGAATTTATACAGATAAAAACAGGGGCAAAAATGAAAATCCCTTTATTAAAGAAAGTACAGGAGGTTTTAGACAAGAGGAATGGAGAGTTTCCACGAAAAATATCGGATGTGAAATTTAATCTTTATATAAAAGAAGTATGCAAAATTGCGGGAATTGATGAAGTGATTTACAACGGAAAGGTGATGACAATAGAGCGTAAAGGAAAACCTAAAATTACTCGAAAGGTGTTTGGCGAGTACCCAAAACATGAGTTGGTTACTTCTCATATTGGACGTAAGAGTTTTGCTTCAAATTTTTATGAAAAAATTCCTACGGCTTATTTGTTGAATTTTACAGGACATACCACAGAAAGACAGTTATTGGCGTACATAAATAAAACAGATGTTGAGAAAGCCAAATCGACTGCGAATATTTTTAATAGTTTAGGATATTGA